The Canis lupus baileyi chromosome 29, mCanLup2.hap1, whole genome shotgun sequence genomic interval aggtttgtttgtttatttatttatttatttatttatttatttatttatttatttatatttatttattttttttttggcaacgaAAGAGCCCTGTCAAGATGCCTACATCTAGAATTCCCGGGGATTCTATCCAGTGGATGCCATCCCACTCACTGTGGCCAGTTGGGGAGACAGACACATAAAATGGCCAATGACAAGGCATTTGCACTGCAGCAGCGTAACGGTCCCCATAGTCCCAGGAGGGTCCCCATGGTCCTCAACTCATGGTGAAGACCAGGCACAGGGTCCTAGAAAGGAGCAGCCCCTGCCCAAAGGCGATGTCATGGGTGCGAGCACGGTCCCgcacccccaggcctggccctgccctccgGGTCCCCGTGGCCACCCTGAAAGCCCTCTTGACAGCCTTTGCGGAGCCAGGGATCTCCTGAACCTGTCCTGCCTCTGCTCTGGGCTGCACTTTAGGGCTGAACACGCCAGCCAGGTGTTTTCTTCCAAAACAGGAGGAGCAAGAACGAAGCAGGACGGGGGCCCAGATCCCAGGGCTGCCGCACGCACGTCTGTGCGGCTCTGGTCAGCCTCCGGCGGCGGGACGCACAGGACGTGGGGCCATCCCAATCCCAGGGGTCCCGCTCTTACTCCACGGGGCCATCCAGCTGGCACCTGTCATGCTTTCCTTGAagtctcagtttttaaaaaaatatattttatttatgtatttgacagagagagagagagcacaagtaggtagagctgcaggcagggggagagggagaagcagggagcccgatgcggggctcgatccaggcccctgggatcacaacccaagctgaaggctcagagccacccaggggcccctcgaGGTCTCACTTCTAAGGACCCAACACCCACTCGCGACGCAGGCCCAGCTTTGGAAGTAAAAGTCTGTTTTGTCAAAAGTGGACGACTCCGAATCCACGTGAAGTGCTGCTCACGTCCGCGCCAGCCACGTTGGTCCCGCTAAGGCCGCGGCCAAGACCCACAGGCCGGGGTCGTGCTGACGGGGCCGCCTCTGGTTCTCGGCTGCAGGAGCAAGCGGCGCCCCTCCCCGCCTAACCcacctttcacttaccctgtgggcGGACGCGGCATATGACCAGCCCGTCGCGGGAGTGACAGCATCGATCCGGGCCTCCGGGGTGCTGAGCCCGCCCCGCCGACCCAGGAGATCGTGTGTTTTCCGGTTGTGCCCAGCGAGTTTGGTGTTTGCCGTGGTTCCCAGCCCGCCCTCGGCCAGCCGGCGGGGGGCACGGAGGTTGCTCACGGCAGCGGACGGCGTCGGGACCCGCAGGCCCTGGGCTAGCGGACGTGGGCCGCGTCCCTGTCCTTCAcgtctcctgcctcctcctcctcgtcaGCCTCCTAAGTAACAATTGCTTATCGCAAAAACTCAcgcaaacacagaaataaaacagagtttCAGGTTCAAGGCAAACACAcccccttcccccttcttcctcccacGTCGGTCCGCGCCGGAGCAAACGCCGTTGGCAGGTCCCGTCTGCGCACGTTTCTCGCTTCGGCTGCCCACGCCAGGCTCGACGCACACACCGCACGAGCCACCAGCAAAAGCGAACGATGCCCTGGCTTGTGCTCTGTTCACAGACGTGCAGCCCTCGCGCCCATCAAGCCTGGAACATTTCATCAACTGCCAGAGAAGCCCGTGGCCTTCGGCTGTCGCCCCTACGCGGCCCCCCACATCCGCCGTCCCTCAGCCAACTCATTTTCGACCACCTTCTCCCTAGAGACTTCCCTGCTCTGGACCTTTCACGTAAGTGGAATCATAACGATATGCGGCcttctgtgcctggcttcttcCACGAAACATCGTATTTTCGAGGTTCCTCCATAGTAGAGTGGGTGTCAGGGCTTCGTTCCTTCCTGTGGCTGAATTACCTCCCATCGTACGGAGACACCGCGGTTGGTCGAGGCGTCATGGGTGTGCAGAGACCCACATTCCTTTATCTGTacatgtgctttattttttttttttttgctttattttttttaaatgattttatttatttatttgagagagagcgagtatAAGCAGGGAGacggggtagagggagagggaaaacctgaacaaggagcccaatgcagggcttgatcccaggacccagagatcatgacctgagcccaaggcagatgcttcaccgacggagccccccaggcgcccctgtgcaTAGGCTTTATTTAAATGGGATCCTACATTCCTGCTACTTGCGGATATTGTGCTGCACTGGCACATGCAGGTGAAGCCTGTTCCTCTCCTGGCCCCGAAGcacccccctctccccgccaCGCATGCACCTTCTTTTCCGTAGCACTCAGATTCCAGCTGGTGGCCTCCGGGCCACATCTGGCCCACCACCGTGTGTCGTTCTGCACGCACCGTGCTCAGCAAGCACGCCGGATCCGCAGCCTGGCTTCTCTGGAAGAGCTCCAGGGCCAGGCGCCTGGCCATGTGGCACCGGGCACTGAGCAGCAGCTCTGAAGTGCCCGCTGCCCGTCACCTCGGTGGTGGCACTCCTGACCGTGTCACCCGCCCACTGCCCTGTGTGGTGCACCGGGCCCCTTATGCACGGGGCTGTCCTCTTGACTGAGATGCTCCTCAACTGTCCCCGTTGCCTGTTAGGCTGAGCCACGTATAACAACTCCCACCCAGATCGAAGTGGCTTAAAGTAACTCACGTTGTCTCTCGCTCACATTGAGTCCTGGTGAACCCGGATCCTCCAGGGGGTCGCAGACCAGTCGGCCTCCTGCATCAGGCGCCCCAGGTCATGGCCCGTGACTCCAGACCTTGGCCCTTGATGCATTCGCCAGGAAGTGAAACGTGCGGTTACCCTCACACGGCCATGGCAAAGGGCAAAGGGACGTGTTCACATCTGAGCCTGGAAAATTTGCCAAATGGCACCCGGGACTCCCTTGGAGCCAGTTGGACCGTGGTGACACCCCAGGACACGCAACTTTGGTGCCTTCTGGTTAGATGCAGCTAGAGTGtcttttattttgcctttctcaCCAGAGCTAAGAATAAATGTATCACCTTCTATATATGGTATAAAGTTCCTATGtgacctatttttaaaagaaagtaagaaaagaggggtgcccaggtggcttagtcagttaagtgtctgacttcagctcaggtcatgatcctaaggtcctggaattgagccctgctcagcagggagtctgcttctccctctccctctccccgacTCATGATGTTTCACACGTgcgctcttaaataaataaataaaatatttaaaaaataaaaataaaaaagaaagtaaggaaagAGACACGGGAGCTTTAAGATACTCCTTGAATGCTCTGAAGCATCACCGTCCGCTGGGCTTATCCTGCTCTCACAGCGCTGACTTGGGAGCCCTCCTTCCTCCAAGGACTCGAGCCCCCCTTCCCAGGTGGTCCCCAGGAGCCATCACCTGGGCCATGGTTGACTAGAGGGGGAAGGGAGCAATCTAGATGACGCAAACCAGCCCCGGATCCATCTTCTTTCCTGGAATGGAAGCCTGGGAGTTCCAGCGGGGACACAGGCCCCTTGTCACCAGGGTGGTTGGGGCCCAGGCGGCGGGTCTGGGCAGCCTTGATGGTGCCACTGCTGAGTAGGCTGGTCATGGCCAAGCAGCCCCTCCTTGCCTGTCGACCCAGAAACAGACATCGGTGGGGCTGCTGTGGACCAGGGAGGTGGCCCAGCAGGCCGGTGTCTGGATGTCCTGGTCCAGCCCGGGACTGTGGGCCCAGCTCAGCCTCAGGGCCGTTGGTTGGAGAAGAGCATCCATTTCCTGGGGCTGTGTGACCAGGTCCCTCTGACTGGTGACTGCAGTGACAGAGGTGTGCCCTTCCGTGGTTCTGGGTGGCAGGGACGCTGTCCCTCTGAAGCTCTGGTGGACATCCCGTGTGGCCTCTGGCCTGGCGCGTGGTGGCGCCCTGTTCCCTGGTGCTCCCGGGCTTACAGCTGCGTctctccagctctgcctcctctgtttcctcttctgataATGACACCAGTCATTGGTCCAAAATACAGCTTTGCAGGCCCACCCAGCTATGTCCTTAGCCTAAATTCCAGGAGTGAAGCACCGGACTTCTGATCACGCTACCCAGGTGGCCCACGGGAAGTTGTGCCTCCATCTGCAGAGTCTAgggggtcaggctccctgtgcacgcccccccccccccgcatcatTATTAGTGgctcttctccccttcctccgcCCCTGTTACTCTactacccctccccctcccctttcccctcccccttctccttcctcctgctcctcttaccccctctcctgcttctcctcctcctcctcttctttctccttcaatttTGCAAGCCTAAAAGTATTAACTCGCTGttttatttgactatttttaattcttctttgggGAGATACTTTGtatcctttatccatttttccctaTTGAGGTATTTAGGAAGTTTTTTTggtttaatatgttttttttttaagattttatttattcattcatgagagacagagagagagagagaggcagagacacaggcagagggagaagcaggctcctcacagggagccccacgtgggactcgatcccagatcctgagattatgccctgagccaaaggtagaggctcaactgctgagccacccaggtgtccttttttttttttttttttttaattttttatttatgatagtcacagagagagaggcagagacacaggcagagggagaagcaggctccatgcaccgggagcccgatgtgggactcgatcccgggtctccaggatcgcgccctgggccaaaggcaggcgcccaaccactgcgccacccagggatcccttttttttttttaatttgaagaagtTTCTCTATATAAAGAATGTCAATCCTTTTGTCCTTCATATCTTTTGTAGCTACTTTTCCCTGGTTGAGAGAAACTTTTTTCAGGTGTGAAATTCCGAGAAAAGTTTGTGGCATGAATCCTTGTACTGGGAACATTAGGTGACATAATAGACATAATGTCTTTTATTGCAGTTTTCAAACAATATAGATACACTCTTCAGATGGCCATTTTTTTATGTTGACCCTCTACAAAGTCCAGTGGCATGAGACTAAGTCATAAATAAGTGAAGACATTTTTACAGGAAACAAGGACATTGAAGTCTGTGTACAtggcttttttccccacattttttaaaattataaaagtaatagacaaaaaacaaaaatattaaagcagTGTAGactgatattaaataaaaaggaaaagtttctCACACCATTACCACTCTCAGGAGAGAACCATTTTAACAGTTTATGTTTTCAGATCTTGTTGTTACCaccataattttaaataaaatgcctctgcttctgtt includes:
- the C29H10orf143 gene encoding uncharacterized protein C10orf143 homolog isoform X2 encodes the protein MGFLICTTNSNSRSSSLINKQRPGKAADESRRRQRGSSLNALGRDVQPSRPSSLEHFINCQRSPWPSAVAPTRPPTSAVPQPTHFRPPSP